In Enterobacter sp. 638, a single window of DNA contains:
- a CDS encoding ABC transporter substrate-binding protein, with the protein MATQKKHYQQLVLALGLLTAGGILSTPAQADQLADIKAAGVVKVATFDANPPFGSIDPKTHDIVGYDVDFAKALAKTLGVKLELVATNPANRIPLLQSGKADLIVADITITPERAQVIDFSTPYFVTGQQFLVPVKSADKLDDYSKARIGAVKGTTGEQALHQRFPQSRVLSYDDIPLALTALRNGNVQAITQDSTILAGLLSQAPDKANFKILPDLLSKEEIGVGVKKGETALLNVVNTELVNLEKNGEAAKIYDVWFGPQTQSPQPRAFKIEAQ; encoded by the coding sequence ATGGCAACGCAGAAAAAACATTATCAGCAGCTCGTACTGGCACTCGGTTTATTGACGGCAGGCGGCATTTTATCGACACCGGCTCAGGCCGATCAGCTCGCGGATATCAAAGCCGCAGGGGTGGTGAAAGTCGCCACTTTTGACGCGAACCCGCCGTTCGGCTCCATCGATCCGAAAACACATGACATCGTTGGTTATGACGTTGATTTTGCGAAAGCGCTCGCCAAAACCCTGGGCGTTAAGCTGGAGCTGGTGGCGACGAATCCCGCCAACCGCATCCCTTTGCTGCAATCCGGCAAAGCCGATCTTATTGTCGCGGACATTACCATCACCCCGGAACGTGCTCAGGTCATTGATTTCTCAACGCCCTATTTCGTGACCGGTCAGCAATTCCTGGTTCCGGTAAAATCTGCGGATAAACTCGACGATTACAGCAAAGCGCGCATTGGCGCAGTTAAAGGGACCACTGGCGAACAGGCGTTGCATCAGCGTTTCCCGCAATCCCGCGTGCTTTCCTATGATGATATTCCGCTGGCGCTGACCGCGCTGCGTAACGGTAACGTCCAGGCGATTACGCAGGACAGCACCATTCTGGCGGGCTTACTTTCGCAGGCCCCCGATAAAGCCAACTTCAAAATTCTGCCGGACCTGCTCAGTAAAGAAGAGATCGGCGTCGGCGTGAAAAAAGGCGAAACCGCCCTGCTCAACGTCGTCAACACCGAGCTGGTTAATCTTGAGAAAAACGGCGAAGCGGCCAAAATCTATGACGTTTGGTTCGGGCCGCAAACCCAGTCACCGCAGCCCCGCGCCTTTAAAATAGAAGCCCAGTAA
- a CDS encoding MBL fold metallo-hydrolase: MIILCKTCGTSYDASRETVEQCKICEDERQYVPVSGQAWVDFDNLATTHSNKWQQLEPHLLSLKTVPKFAINQRAFLLRTPQGNVLWDCIANLDNATQTLMTALGGISAIAISHPHYYTTMQDWAAAFDAPVYLHASDREWVMRDSPALHFWDEDVLDILPSVRLMRLGGHFAGGTVLHWHEGDGVLLAGDILQVTPGADRVSFMWSYPNMLPLPGAVVEDIARRLSLVKFDRLYGAFEGQNINANAHEIVMHSSQKYISCLK, from the coding sequence ATGATTATTCTCTGCAAAACCTGTGGGACGTCTTATGACGCGTCGCGGGAGACAGTTGAGCAGTGCAAAATTTGTGAGGACGAGCGCCAGTATGTTCCGGTGAGCGGCCAGGCTTGGGTCGATTTTGACAACCTGGCGACGACGCACAGCAATAAATGGCAGCAGCTTGAACCGCATCTTCTGAGCCTTAAAACGGTGCCCAAATTCGCGATTAATCAACGTGCTTTTCTGCTGAGAACCCCGCAGGGCAACGTGCTGTGGGATTGCATTGCAAACCTGGATAACGCAACCCAAACGCTGATGACCGCGCTCGGCGGGATCAGCGCTATCGCAATTTCTCACCCTCATTACTACACGACCATGCAGGACTGGGCCGCGGCGTTCGACGCGCCGGTTTACCTCCACGCCAGCGACCGTGAATGGGTGATGCGAGACAGCCCGGCGCTGCATTTCTGGGACGAGGATGTTCTGGATATTCTGCCGTCCGTGAGGCTAATGCGGCTGGGCGGGCATTTTGCGGGCGGGACGGTGTTGCACTGGCACGAGGGTGATGGCGTGTTGCTCGCCGGTGATATTTTGCAGGTGACGCCAGGTGCGGATCGTGTCTCGTTTATGTGGAGCTATCCGAATATGCTGCCGCTGCCGGGCGCAGTGGTTGAGGATATCGCGCGCCGCCTGAGCCTCGTCAAATTTGACCGCCTGTACGGCGCGTTTGAAGGCCAGAACATCAACGCGAACGCGCATGAAATCGTGATGCATTCGAGTCAGAAATATATTTCTTGTCTCAAGTGA
- a CDS encoding carbonic anhydrase: MQHIIEGFLSFQKEVFPQRKELFRSLASSQNPKALFISCSDSRLVPELVTQQEPGQLFVIRNAGNIVPSFGPEPGGVSATIEYAVVALGVTDIVICGHSNCGAMKAIADNANLDPMPAVSHWLRYSDAAKAVVDQKTWDNPTDKVNAMVQENVIAQLNNVKTHPSVAVGLRNNAIRLHGWVYDIESGDIRALDKDSKSFVSLSDNPQVYFE; this comes from the coding sequence ATGCAACATATTATTGAAGGTTTTCTCAGCTTTCAAAAAGAGGTTTTCCCGCAACGTAAAGAACTCTTCCGCAGTTTAGCGTCCAGCCAGAATCCCAAAGCGCTTTTCATCTCCTGCTCGGATAGCCGCCTGGTTCCCGAACTGGTCACCCAGCAGGAACCCGGACAGCTCTTTGTCATTCGTAATGCGGGAAATATCGTACCGTCGTTCGGGCCAGAGCCGGGTGGCGTGTCAGCCACTATTGAGTACGCCGTCGTGGCGCTGGGTGTGACCGACATCGTGATTTGTGGTCACTCCAACTGCGGTGCGATGAAAGCCATTGCTGACAACGCGAATCTTGATCCTATGCCGGCTGTTTCCCACTGGTTGCGCTATTCCGACGCCGCGAAAGCGGTTGTCGACCAGAAAACCTGGGACAATCCAACGGATAAAGTGAACGCAATGGTTCAGGAAAACGTCATCGCTCAGCTGAATAACGTCAAAACGCACCCGTCGGTCGCTGTTGGCTTGCGTAACAATGCCATCCGCCTGCACGGCTGGGTTTATGATATTGAAAGCGGCGATATTCGTGCGCTGGATAAAGACAGCAAAAGCTTTGTGTCGCTGTCTGATAATCCGCAGGTTTACTTCGAGTAA
- a CDS encoding FAD-NAD(P)-binding protein, whose product MKKIAIIGAGPTGIYTFFSLLKHKTPHSVTIYEQAEEAGVGMPYSDEDNSRMMLANIASIEIPPLFSTYIDWLRTQDIVHLARYGVDKASLHVRQFLPRILLGEYFRDQFLKLVQQARKSGFEVNVIESCQVTDLEALPDGVTIWAENQSRPELFDLAIIATGHVWPADDTATRAFFPSPWSGLMAADISACNVGILGTSLSGLDAAMAVVIQHGTFTETDNHSVTFRLDEGSESLNIVLASRSGILPEADFYCPIPYESLTFATEQAIANEIATGAEGLLDRVFALMVHELEHADPHWSKTIALNTLNADSFHDAWFAERHRHDPFRWAESNLEEVERNKRDKRTVPWRYTILRLHEVVQDIVPHLNEKDRKRFDAGLARIFIDNYAAIPSESIRRLLALREAGIISVVALGADYNMEVKESLTVIRTQDKTYEFDVFIDARGQKPLKTKDLPFPTLRKQIETTGDVIPDVGDDYTLLEPEYVRGKIAFGALPYLMHDQPFVQGLVVSAEIGEAIAQAVVRQTSKTRKRLPFIEM is encoded by the coding sequence ATGAAGAAAATTGCGATAATTGGAGCCGGGCCGACAGGTATCTACACGTTTTTCTCTCTGCTTAAACACAAGACGCCACATTCCGTGACGATCTACGAGCAAGCCGAAGAAGCCGGTGTCGGGATGCCGTACAGCGATGAAGATAATTCCCGGATGATGTTGGCTAATATCGCCAGCATAGAAATCCCACCCCTTTTCTCTACTTACATTGACTGGTTGCGGACCCAGGATATCGTGCATCTCGCCCGCTACGGTGTGGATAAAGCGTCCCTTCATGTCCGACAGTTCCTGCCGCGTATTCTGCTCGGCGAGTATTTCCGCGACCAGTTCCTGAAACTTGTTCAGCAGGCCCGGAAAAGTGGTTTTGAGGTCAATGTGATCGAGTCATGCCAGGTGACTGACCTGGAGGCGTTGCCAGACGGCGTCACAATTTGGGCTGAAAACCAATCCCGCCCTGAGCTTTTCGATCTCGCGATTATCGCCACCGGACACGTTTGGCCCGCAGATGACACCGCTACGCGCGCCTTCTTTCCCAGCCCCTGGTCCGGTCTGATGGCGGCGGACATCAGCGCCTGTAATGTCGGTATTTTAGGCACCTCACTAAGTGGGCTTGATGCTGCGATGGCCGTCGTCATTCAGCATGGCACATTCACTGAAACGGATAATCACTCTGTGACTTTCCGCCTGGATGAAGGGAGCGAGTCGCTTAACATCGTCCTGGCCTCTCGCTCAGGTATCCTGCCAGAAGCCGATTTCTACTGCCCTATCCCCTATGAGTCGTTAACCTTCGCGACCGAACAGGCCATTGCAAACGAAATTGCCACGGGCGCAGAAGGCCTCCTGGATCGTGTGTTTGCCCTCATGGTTCATGAACTTGAACATGCCGATCCGCACTGGAGCAAAACCATCGCACTCAACACACTGAATGCCGACAGTTTCCACGATGCCTGGTTTGCCGAGCGGCACAGGCACGATCCGTTCCGCTGGGCTGAGTCCAACCTTGAAGAAGTTGAACGCAATAAACGCGACAAACGCACGGTGCCGTGGCGCTACACGATTCTAAGGCTGCATGAAGTCGTGCAGGACATTGTCCCGCATCTTAATGAAAAGGACAGAAAGCGTTTTGACGCGGGTCTCGCACGCATTTTCATCGACAATTATGCGGCCATCCCGTCTGAGTCGATTCGCAGGCTGCTGGCGTTACGCGAAGCAGGTATCATCAGCGTTGTGGCGCTGGGCGCGGATTACAACATGGAGGTAAAAGAGAGTCTGACGGTGATTCGAACGCAGGATAAAACCTATGAATTCGACGTGTTTATCGATGCCCGTGGGCAAAAACCGCTGAAGACGAAAGATCTTCCGTTCCCGACGTTGCGCAAACAAATTGAGACAACGGGCGATGTGATTCCTGACGTTGGCGATGATTACACATTGCTTGAGCCTGAATATGTTCGTGGGAAAATCGCGTTTGGCGCATTGCCCTATCTCATGCATGACCAGCCTTTCGTACAAGGTCTGGTGGTCAGTGCTGAAATCGGAGAAGCCATCGCCCAGGCGGTCGTTCGCCAGACATCAAAAACGCGTAAACGGCTGCCGTTTATTGAGATGTAA
- the mdtK gene encoding MdtK family multidrug efflux MATE transporter, translating to MQKYMLEARQLLALAIPVIIAQVAQTSMGFVDTVMAGGYSATDMAAVAIGTSIWLPAILFGHGLLLALTPVIAQLNGSGRRERIAHQVRQGFWLAGFVSILIMVVLWNAGYIIRSMDNIDPALADKAVGYLRALLWGAPGYLFFQVARNQCEGLAKTKPGMVMGFIGLLVNIPVNYIFIYGHFGMPELGGVGCGVATAAVYWVMFFSMISYVKRARSMRDIRNEQRFSKPDMDVLKRLAQLGLPIALALFFEVTLFAVVALLVSPLGIVDVAGHQIALNFSSLMFVLPMSLAAAVTIRVGYRLGQGSTLDAQTAARTGLGVGVCMAFCTALFTVTLREQIALLYNDNPEVITLASQLMLLAAIYQLSDSIQVIGSGILRGYKDTRSIFFITFTAYWVLGLPTGYILALTDLVVDRMGPAGFWMGFIIGLTSAAILMMLRMRFLQRQPSSVILQRAAR from the coding sequence GTGCAGAAGTACATGCTTGAAGCGCGTCAGTTATTGGCACTGGCAATACCAGTGATCATCGCGCAAGTCGCTCAAACCTCAATGGGATTCGTGGATACGGTGATGGCCGGTGGGTACAGCGCCACCGACATGGCTGCCGTGGCGATCGGTACCTCTATCTGGCTCCCCGCGATTCTTTTTGGCCACGGACTGCTGCTCGCGCTGACGCCCGTTATTGCGCAGCTGAATGGTTCAGGACGTCGCGAGCGTATCGCGCATCAGGTGCGTCAAGGTTTCTGGCTCGCCGGTTTTGTCTCCATTCTGATCATGGTTGTGCTGTGGAATGCGGGCTATATCATTCGCTCCATGGATAACATCGATCCCGCGCTGGCGGATAAAGCCGTCGGCTACTTACGCGCCCTGCTCTGGGGTGCACCGGGCTATTTGTTCTTCCAGGTCGCGCGAAATCAGTGCGAAGGGTTGGCCAAAACCAAACCCGGTATGGTGATGGGTTTTATCGGTCTGCTGGTCAACATCCCGGTCAACTACATCTTTATCTATGGTCATTTCGGCATGCCAGAACTGGGCGGCGTGGGCTGCGGCGTGGCAACGGCTGCTGTTTACTGGGTTATGTTCTTCAGCATGATTTCCTATGTGAAGCGCGCGCGTTCCATGCGTGACATTCGTAATGAACAACGCTTCAGCAAACCAGATATGGATGTTCTGAAACGCCTGGCACAGTTGGGTTTACCTATTGCCCTGGCGCTCTTTTTCGAGGTGACGCTGTTTGCCGTGGTCGCTCTGCTGGTTTCACCGCTGGGAATTGTGGATGTTGCAGGCCACCAGATCGCACTGAATTTCAGCTCCCTGATGTTCGTTCTGCCCATGTCGCTGGCCGCTGCGGTGACTATTCGCGTGGGCTACCGCCTGGGACAAGGTTCAACGCTCGATGCCCAAACTGCCGCACGCACGGGGTTGGGTGTGGGGGTTTGTATGGCGTTCTGCACGGCGCTCTTTACCGTCACGCTGCGCGAGCAAATCGCCCTGCTTTATAATGACAATCCGGAAGTGATTACCCTGGCATCGCAGCTCATGCTGTTAGCTGCGATATATCAACTCTCGGATTCCATTCAGGTTATTGGTAGCGGTATCCTGCGTGGCTATAAAGATACGCGTTCGATCTTCTTTATTACGTTCACCGCTTACTGGGTATTGGGCTTGCCAACCGGTTATATTCTGGCGCTGACGGATCTGGTCGTTGATCGCATGGGACCGGCCGGATTCTGGATGGGCTTTATCATCGGTTTGACGTCCGCTGCTATCCTGATGATGCTGCGGATGCGCTTCCTGCAACGCCAGCCGTCCAGCGTCATTTTGCAACGCGCGGCGCGCTGA
- a CDS encoding riboflavin synthase gives MFTGIVQGTAKLVSIDEKPNFRTHVVELPDHMLDGLETGASVAHNGCCLTVTEINGNRISFDLMKETLRITNLGELVEGDTVNVERAAKFSDEIGGHLMSGHIMTTAEISKILTSENNRQIWFKLQDPTLMKYILYKGFIGVDGISLTVGEVTPTRFCVHLIPETLQRTTLGNKKLGHRINIEIDPQTQAVVDTVERVLAAKQAASQLSAEE, from the coding sequence ATGTTTACTGGTATCGTGCAGGGCACAGCAAAACTGGTGTCTATTGATGAGAAACCCAATTTCCGTACCCATGTTGTGGAGCTGCCGGATCATATGCTCGACGGGCTGGAAACAGGGGCATCGGTTGCGCACAACGGTTGCTGTCTGACGGTAACGGAGATTAACGGTAATCGTATTAGCTTTGATCTGATGAAAGAGACGCTGCGTATTACCAATTTGGGTGAACTGGTCGAGGGCGATACGGTAAACGTTGAGCGCGCGGCAAAATTTAGCGATGAAATTGGCGGTCATTTAATGTCAGGTCATATTATGACCACTGCTGAGATTTCAAAAATTCTCACCTCTGAAAACAACCGCCAGATCTGGTTTAAGCTCCAGGATCCCACTCTGATGAAATACATTTTGTACAAGGGATTTATCGGCGTAGATGGGATTAGCCTGACGGTTGGCGAAGTTACCCCAACGCGTTTCTGTGTGCATTTGATTCCAGAAACGCTGCAGCGCACCACGCTTGGCAACAAAAAGCTCGGTCATCGCATCAATATCGAAATTGATCCGCAAACTCAGGCGGTAGTCGACACCGTCGAGCGCGTGCTGGCAGCTAAACAAGCGGCAAGCCAATTAAGCGCAGAAGAATAA